The genomic interval TTATCCTTTCGGGGTATATTCTTCACTCCATTAAAAGACACTCCAAAATAATAACAGATGAATCAGCGAATAACAGTCTTAGAGATGCTATAAACGCAAGAGAGCGAAAGACTACGAAGTTAATCGCCATAGTGGTCGGTATATTTCTTGTCAGCTTTTTACCCTGGTTCATCTCAGGTATTCTCTTACTTCTCTGCTCTCCTTGCTATCCAAATGCTTCAATTCTCATATCTATCACGTTCTTGTCTGCCAATCTACTTACTGCTAATTCAGGCATAAATGTCTACCTCTATGCGTTTAGGCTAGAAAGATTTAAGAAGACGTTCGCTTTGTGGTGTCGCAAGAGTCGCGAAGCAGAGGTGTTGCCAAGAGTTGAGCAAGAGGACGTCTTCAACACCAAACTGTAGCGTCTACTATACAGCTTTTCATCAAGTTGGACAAGCAAGGGAGGaaattgataaaaaagaaggaatgttccttttttgtttctcACATATGTAAAAGTAGTGCATAAAAGTAAAATTTCACGATTTGATAATAGAGTTTTTAAGCGTAATGTAGAGTTTAGAATGTTGACTTTATCTAACCCCTAACTATATGATTGGGGatcaaaatattgtaaaaCAGTGATTCAGAAACAGAAAAATCGCCCTAACCCTGACCCAACTTGTAAAGCAGAAAAAGATGAGGAAACTATATTCaaacaaagaaataacaagaaaaaataaattagtCCTTGTGAGTATAAAAAGGAAATCTCGCGTATTTCTGTCGAAGAAAGTGCAGACAAAATTAAAAtggaaaacaatttttgaagcGAGAGGAAAAGCGGGCGTTTAATTTGAATTTATATGAGATGAGAACAAGCAAAACCGCTGAGAGCTTTGATTAAAAGGAGGTAATTACCGAAGAAAATGGTCTCAGTTTTCAATTCCTATCAAATTTAAACACTTAAGTCACCAAGATTACACTTAGAAATTGAATAAAGATATTAGGATAAGCAAGTGTAAAgaaatggaataaaaaaagaactatTATATTAattagcaacataacaacctGCAAGGAACTCTTAACTAGGAACACCATATTTGGTAGTGAGGCGCGCGGGTGTTCATCCGGTACCTAAAGGATATTAGTCCACGAATCGATGTTGGTAGAAGAAATGTATAGCGAATCACCCTCCCCCTGAAAAAGAAATTGAAACGCTATCAAAATTAATCGTTTCTCGGATTGCGTGTATTACCCAAATAATCCCAACAAGTGAGAGGTTGCACTAGTCTTCCTCGAATGCTCGCCTTCCAAGGCAAAATGCTTTAGtgctgtttttttaattaactTAAATCCCAGTGCTTTATTCACAAGTACCATGTTCTCTTTAAACTTTAATTCTAGTGCGCGCCTTGTTAAGCTGACCTCTACACCCAGCGTTCACACCAGGAGAAAATACCTTTTGAGCGTTTTGGGCCCCctctggctacgccgctggaaTACCCTGACCTGCACATcacatgatgatgatgaagggggggggggtatcgcAAGGTCCAATCGGCAAATACTTTTGCATATGACATCTATATAACTGCGCAACCCCCTCAGTTAATCCCGAGTACGCGTTTGATACTAATGGAGTTGCCGTTTGATGCTAATGGAATTGCCGTTTGATGCTAATGGAATTGCCTTATCAAGCGGTTATCCTTAGAGCGGCCCGCCACTGTACTAATCCATTTTCTTTATTAGAAATCAATGGAAAGACTTGTTTGATGTGGTCGTATGCAAAGCTTCAAAACCAGGCAAGCCAGTCATTCCATGCACTTTTTGCCTATCAGCATTGTtacagtgcgacgcgcgctaccgtggccactaaGGATGCGAGTATACATGCTACCTGATTGCCGTCAACGTCACTAGCCAACCAGTTTGACAAAGACATGCTCAAGTGTACATCAGGGCAAGACAAAAGCCCTCCTAGTTATGAATttcttgtcaatcaaaacagCGGTTCTTGCATGCTGATTGGATAACTTTCTTTAAACTTTGTCTTGATGACCACTGTAGCGGGCGTCGCACAATAACCGTGTTCGTTACTTGCAGGTTTCTTCGTACCATATGATTCTGGAATGATTACGCCGTTTTATGAAATTGGTAAGTGATACTGTTGTTTTTAGGAAAAAGGACCTGGCCCTCTAGCTTAAAGGGACCGTATCACGCGCCATGCCCGCATgcgttaaagccgcattgtcaccagtttacttccggtcgattacgtaacaatctccgacgatttttaacggaaaacgcgaaaaatattgaaagcagtgtgtttattggaagtttctttgaggatgtgattgataatttagagcggatggcctattaaatatctcggatcttaatagattcttttgtcttttaacggttaaggtttccgtcggatctccggaagtaaactggtgacaatgcggccgGGTTACCCTAGGCCTAGTTTTCGCGTTTAAGGATGTTAAAGGCCTAATCCCTTATCGCACTTTATTAACCTGTATTTGGGGGAATAGCCGGGATCTTTAGGacgaagatgaagatgaagacgAAGGCGAGGCTATTATTTTCAAGCTTTAATCGTTCACAGTCGCAACCGCAGAACAACAACCACACACCCAACATAAAGTACCAGGCTATCTACATTTATACGCTAGGACCAAACAGCAATCCATGTGGTTGTCCCACATGAGAGGAAATAAATGTAAAGCAATTCAAGAGGGAACGGGTAGAATTTGATACATTCGGCAAAACGAACCAATCAGTCAAAAGCGTGAGGGCGTGGGAAATCACAGAGTTGGTCTCTCGTCCCTGtgtatttacaaaataatcaatTAAGTCAAGGTAACTCTAAGATAACACTAATGATTaagcaatttttaaaacttaactgcgcatgctcaaagaGTGTGTGACAACATTTCCTTTAAATGAAATAacgataaaaacaaatgataTGTCTAAACCAAggggtgataatgatatgtGTTTTCGAAGAACATTCTGGAGTTTCAGCTTACCAACTAAAATGTCCGAAACGAAAAGAAGGAAACCACGATTTTGCCACGTATTAGAAACTGGACACTCCCTGGATTTAGACGCACCAAAAGGTCATCGAAGCGGAGGGTCCACGGGCGTGCTAAAATCTAGACTAAGGAAACTacaattgtaaacaaaatataaatcatccttaaaaaataaaataaaaacttaagAACTTCCGTTTTTCATGATAGGAACTTAcacatatttcaaataaggttgcatttAAATATCCATGTGTAAAGCGCTTAGACATTTACATACACTACATCTCTTAAACTCATCCTTAATCTCTCTTTCGTACAGAGGATGGTAAGGAAATTCGGGCTGTCGACGAGCTTCACCTCGGAGGAATCTACTCTCAGGGAAACAACAAGACTTTCATGCAGCACATTCGAAAATGGATCGGCAAAGCTAACCCAAGGGTGTGTGGTATTAGAGCACTTGCGAACATAGCCTGCAAGCGGGCTCTCTCCAGTTGATTCATTCGAAAATTACTGCTCTCCGAATTACGGGATTTCTAGCAGTTCAGAGCGTGTAGTGGCAAACACGAGCCGACAAGGTTTAGCGAAATATTTACTCGGATTTGCTCTCCAggggaaaaaatatattagtttTGTGCAAGAGAGTATAATGTCATATATATAATTTCACACTTTCTTTGCTGTGGGTGATTGGTTGTGTGATTGAGTTGAGGTAGGGATAAGTTGTGCCAAAATCTGTGGCATTTCGGGAAAGAACAATTTAAATTATAAAGCACGCGTTGTTTTTCTTCAGGTGACGATTAAGCCTTATACGACCACTAGAACTTGTTGTACCAAGGTTGCCGCCCAACATTCTTTTATTACATCCTCAGGTTCTTTATTTTGGCGACAGCGCCAAATCAGACATCTACCCAACGTTCATGCTGGCTAGGTGGGAGTCTGCCGCTGTCCTGGAGGAGATGGAGACAGAGGGAATGGTTACGTTACACccgccacaggtagcccagccCTCTTGTTCATGGTATAGATTAGTTTTTTACTAACAAGGGAAGGAAAAGTGACTTTATAGATGCCACAGATAGTCCAACCTCTCTTATTCATGTAGTAGTTCTTCGCTAAAAAGAGGGAGGGATGAGTGGCCTtatacacttatttcaataaaatctgACTAAGAAAATGGAACAATGTTTGACTGACAATGttgttttcttgtgttaaaaatGCTTGCATTCACTACATGGGCCTCATTGGAAACCTAGATAGCCTTCTAAGAATGCCATAAACAGATACAAGGCTTGTATTTTCTAACCAGTAGTGTAAGGCATTtgtcattttccatttttaaaCTAAAGGAAGAGGCCCatatagcagcaaaatattgctttattgggctaagttcaaacgtcgtataatccatgagccgtattcaatgcaaatgcgtgcaaatgaagatgaaacaatcggcttgattcatttgcatgcatttgcattgaatacggctcatggataatacgatgtTTGGACTAAGCCTAATAAAGAAATCTTTTGCTGTTATATGATCTAAAAAtctggtgaaatctcagcctggacgttcttatttAAAAGATTCTTATCAAAACAGAGGGTATTTCTAGATCCTTTCTAGATCCTTCTAGATAACATCTCCTCTGTCACTTCATTCGCTTCTCATCTTTATTGAGATCCGTTGACTAGAGAATGATCCGCcctaacacacttgttctgaAACATCAATAGGGCTACGAGGAGAATGGAGAACCCAAAAGAAAAAGAGCGAAGCTAGTGGTGAGTATCGTTTAGCCAGAGGCGAGTTTAAGCCTATCGCTTTTGTAGGGAAACACACAATGGAGAGCTTAGGAAGGACGTTAACATTAATAGAGTTTAACTACGTTACCTCGAAATCGGAAACAACTCCAGCTAGCGGGGAGATCGAGTTATCTGAATTTGAGTGGTCAGGGTTATTTGTAAGGTGTAAGACAAACGCCGACTATGTTGGTATTGTTTACACCGTTGCCTTTCTTCTCAATGGATATTTGACACAAATAAAGCCGCTTACTGGCCTCTAGGCTGCGTAACCAGCATTCCTATGGGTAGAGGGCTTCATCGGACAGGCGCGATCCAACTCTTCGCTCTGTCTAACTTGCCGCTAAAAACTTGTACAacagttggcagagcgtcaCTCTAGGgtctgtgcctctcaccactgggttccGGGTTTGACTCCCGGTTCTTCTTGCCTTCGACTCGACCACGGTGGAGCTCTGGTAATCCATCATTTCAGCTGTAGTAAGAGTGGTTAGCCTCTGAAATTTATTTAAACTGCCCTCATATAATCACCTCTTCTTTTCTTCAGGACATTGAAATCGAAGAGGGTAAAGACGAAGTTTTACTCTCTAGGCAATGGGGGTCCCTCTTCACTGACGATGGGATTGGCCCGGATGTAGATGGAAATTCCCCGGATGCTACTAAAGAGCCctcaaataataaaaagtccCTGTATGTGGAAAACAAGTTGTCGGATGAATGTAACGGTATCCCGGGTCAAGAACAGTTCGCTGCCAAAGCAAATGATCCGAAAACAAAAACCATAGCGCCGGATATTTTGGATGCGGCGGTAGTCCATATGAAACACACGGAAGCCGCAATGAGGGAGTTTGAGGCGATCGACTCCACTGAAGTGCGAGAGATGAACACCTTCTGGGGGGACATGTTCCGTAGATGCAGCACTATCGCCATCCCTACACTTGATTTCATTGCAAGTAAGTATCCACAGTATGCCCAACCCCGAACGTTTCAGAGTAGTAAGTCACCGACCACGGTGgatcaattaatttcaaatcGGCATCCTTAGCTCTGGAAAGAGatcactagatccatctagaaacGTTTTCTATCCAAATGCACACATAAAATTAACCATCTTCCAACTACCAACAAAGTTGTAAACCGAAGGCGTAATCCACTCGTCATGAGCAGGATGGGGTCCggacgccccccccccccctctcttgGGACACGCGCCTGGATTGAGTGGCCTAAATGTGTATTAAATAATGTGCAACGCGCATGTCTTTCTTTTATAGGTTTACCCGCTGACCATGAGTTTGGCACGTTTGACGCGGTGCACTCTGGGTTCTATCCTGGAGTACCCAAGTCTCTTCACAAGAACTAAACTCTCTCAATCACCtgttgggatccctgtgggcTTTGGGTTTCGCGTCATTATGAATcttgctgaaaaaaaaaaatgactaaGACTAAACTtctttttatctattttgaatatttatttatttttttttaagtgtaaAAATTTGTCAGATTGTCCTGACCTTCTAGCCATGAAATCGAAATGTACATATTTATGCCaataatacaataaataaTTTCCCAAATTCCTCTTGTGGAAATGGTAtttgattttaataaaaattcaCTTATACCagttaaaaatataattaacattaaccacgaagatgtctcGACTATATATCGGAGTACGTCGCTGTATTCTCGGCTAGTCGTCGACAGTAGCTCGGTCTTAGCTAGACCCATTCTCCTGGGGTTTAACTCCTGAGGTCCAGTACTGCTCGGTCTGCATCTCTGTGATCCGGGATACCGTCCTCTCGAAGGCGAAGATCTCTTCTTCAGCAGTGAAAATGCTAGCCTTGCTGTTATCCGCGCTATCCTAGAAAAACAAGTTAAAGAGTAATCTTATATTCAGTCGCGGATTCAGGAACAAAATTATAGTCTTTTTGAAGAATTTGGATTTTGGCGAGAAAACCCGGAGCTCGGGTTTTTTATTAATTCTGAGCCATCGTATCGATGACGGCATATACTAACACAATGCAAACCAAAAAAAGCAATCCATAAACTTATATTTTACTGGGTAGAATATTATTGTGAAACTTGGAAATTGCGAAACCTTTAGAGGAGTCGGGAAAGagagattttaaattttggAATAACACTCTGGAAATGGCTACTTTCCTCATCTTGTTTTTGCTGAATCACTTTTCTAACTCAACAATTTGTTAGTTACAAACAAATTTCACTTGGCAGCCTGGTGTTCGCTATTTGGCAGCCTGGTGTTCGCTATTTTTCCGCTCACCCCATGttatccaaaatggcggccaaataCCCGAGCTCCGGGTTTTCTCGCCGAATAAAAAACTACAACACCTAAAGTAGGctaaaaaaatcgaaaacagcTTAACACTGTCGCCTCAATTAACTAAATGACGCTCATACATAACTTTCTAACTCCTAAATATTTTGACCTGTTTACGTTGAACACGTGAATTGGATCCGAGCCTGATCAGCAAAGGAAGAGTAAAAAAGCATCCTTTTCTATCGGCAGGTTTCTAGAAGCTATTACGATTTAAATTTGTAATCAATTTGGAGAATGGAATAAACAACCTTGTTTCAGAAGgttattttaaataacattttttccTCTTCTATGTTAGTTTTCCGTTAATTAAAGCATTGACGTAACGTGGATGCGTATGTGTCAAAATACGCAaaaattattcattattttttaatggggtattgtttatttagtttttCAGGTTCatatattaaaaataacaatcgGATGTTTTCATGCAAGCAATAGTTCCTGATGGGAATTTTTGAAAGTAACTTTGCGCCAGACTGATCAAAGAGACTAGTGCGTTAGGATTGTCACGTCATACTACAGCCggaattttcttataattctaAATGGTGTTACCCATTGTTTCTCAATTCTTCTTGTTGAATTCATATGCGCGCATTGCCAGTTTTCTTTAACTCTAATTGATGAATTCATTTGTGCACATTTTCAATTGTTCTCTTATCATTCTAATCAATTAATTAATTTGGGCACATTGTTAATTGTTTTCTAATTATTTCAATTGTTGAATTCGTTTGGGCACAATGTTCACTGTTTTCTAATAGTTTTAATTGCGCATTgtatttttccctttttttaattgtcttACTCATATTGTATGCTTGAATTGCCCATCGCTTTCTCATAATTCTAATTGTTGAATTTATTAACGcaaattttctattgttttctcataattctaaTTGCTGAATTCCTTTGCACGcattgttcattgttttctcataattctaaTTGCTGAATTCCTTTGCACGcattgttcattgttttctcataattctaaTTGCTGAATTCCTTTGCACGcattgttcattgttttctcataattctaaTTGCTGAATTCCTTTGCACGCATTGTTCATTGTTGTCTCATAATTCTAATTGCTGAATTCCTTTGCACGcattgttcattgttttctcataattctaaTTGCTTAATTCCTTTGCACGCATTGTTCATTGTTGTCTCATAATTCTAATTGCTGAATTCCTTTGCACGCATTGTTCATTGTTGTCTCATAATTCTAATTGCTGAATTCCTTTACACGcattgttcattgttttctcataattctaaTTGCCGAATTCCTTTGCACGCATTGTTCATTGTTGTCTCATAATTCTAATTGCTGAATTCCTTTGCACGcattgttcattgttttcccaTAATTCTAATTGCTGAATTCCTTTGCACGcattgttcattgttttctcataattctaaTTGTTGAATTCCTTTACACGcattgttcattgttttctcataattctaaTTGTTGAATTCCTTTGCACGcattgttcattgttttctcatacgTTTAATTGTTG from Nematostella vectensis chromosome 14, jaNemVect1.1, whole genome shotgun sequence carries:
- the LOC116612977 gene encoding 5'-nucleotidase domain-containing protein 1, whose translation is MVKLTDYDSIGFDLDHTVIQYKLGNVFELIYKCITEFLVEEKGYDDSLLQGSLSDYSDFVMRGHIFDIEKGNILKLDNHGVILRASHGTNHLNKEEIRRSYGEKAMFPLFNDLKENMIVRHRHIVNFRTFENFFDIPGSLIAARLVDIIDKKHGRPTKYTFWPDVMSGFILNFSPSSFSEKKGKYFPTITQNPSNFIKLCSPEVLKWIKSLSTERRKVFLLTNSYIDYAGFLLEYAAGNQWKDLFDVVVCKASKPGFFVPYDSGMITPFYEIEDGKEIRAVDELHLGGIYSQGNNKTFMQHIRKWIGKANPRVLYFGDSAKSDIYPTFMLARWESAAVLEEMETEGMVTLHPPQGYEENGEPKRKRAKLVDIEIEEGKDEVLLSRQWGSLFTDDGIGPDVDGNSPDATKEPSNNKKSLYVENKLSDECNGIPGQEQFAAKANDPKTKTIAPDILDAAVVHMKHTEAAMREFEAIDSTEVREMNTFWGDMFRRCSTIAIPTLDFIASLPADHEFGTFDAVHSGFYPGVPKSLHKN